The nucleotide sequence CCAACAAATGACTGAAATCCATATAACTGACCCACAGCCTTTCGAAGATGATCTTGTGGTTGAGAAGTCCCTTCGACCCAGTTCCATGGATGAATTTATTGGACAAAAAGATGTAGTGGATAGTCTTAAACTATACATTGAAGCGGCGAATAAACGGAATGAAGCTTTAGATCATGTTCTTTTATTTGGTCCCCCTGGGCTGGGAAAAACAACCTTATCAAATATTGTTGCTTCAGAATTAGGTGTCAGTGTAAAACAAACTTCGGGACCTGTATTAGAAAGGGCCGGAGATCTTGCCGGCGTTCTCACGAATCTTCAGGGTAGGGATGTTTTTTTTGTAGATGAAATTCACCGCCTCAATTCAGTGGTAGAAGAGTATCTTTATTCCGCCATGGAAGATTACCGAATTGAAATTATGATTGATAAAGGCCCTAGTGCTCGCAGCGTTCAGTTAAGCATTGAACCCTTTACTTTGGTAGGAGCAACAACCCGACTTGGAAATTTAACTTCTCCATTACGAGACCGATTTGGTGTGATACTTCGTGTAGATTTTTATGATGCCAAGGATTTATTCCTTATCGTTAGTCGGTCGGCAGATATTCTAGAAGTAGAAATTGAAGATGAAGGTGCGATGGAAATCGCTCGGCGATCTAGGGGAACCCCTCGGATTGCGAACCGTATTTTAAGACGAACGAGAGATTATGCCCAAGTAAAGGCAGATGGGAAAATTAACAAAGCAGTGGCAAAAGCTTCGTTGCTGTCTCTGGGGATTGACGAGTTTGGGCTTGACGAAATGGACCGCAGTATTTTGGCAGCACTGATAGACAAATTCAATGGCGGCCCCGTTGGTGTGAATTCACTATCCGTGGCAGTGAGCGAGGATGCGGCAACCATTGAAGATGTATATGAGCCCTATTTAATTAAAGAAGGATTTATCCAGCGGACCAATCGTGGTCGCATTGCTCAAAAGCAGGCTTACGCACTATTGGGTAGAACAATTACAGAAAAACAACAAAGGTTATTCGAATGATTCAAAAAAAGAAAAAATGGAAACTGGCGGATTTTGATTATCCATTGCCAGAAAAATATATTGCCCAATATCCCGCCAAAAGAAGAGATTTGGCTAAAATGATGGTAATTCATCGCGATACGGGTGAGATTGAGCATAAAATATTTTCAAATCTCCCAGAATATTTGCGGCGGAACGATTTGGTAATTACCAATAATACAAAAGTGTTCCCGGCCCGGCTTTATGCCAGCAAAGATAAAACTGAAGCAAAAGTAGAAGTATTTTTACTTAGGGAATTGGAAAACGATTTGTGGGAAGTTATGGTTCGTCCGGCGCGTAAAGTGCGGATTGGTAATAAACTCATGTTTACCAAAAATGTCTATTGCGATGTGATTGACAATACCATATCCGGTGGCCGTGTTGTTCGCTTTGAATATGAAGGTGAAGATATTTATGATGTGATTGACCGTGTGGGGATTTCACCCTTGCCGCCCTATATTACACGTGAATCAGAGCCAAAAGATAAAATTCGTTATCAAACGGTTTTTGCTGAAAAACGTGGTGCCGTAGCAGCTCCCACAGCAGGTCTTCATTTTACCGAAGGATTAATAAAACGCATCCATGATAAAGGGGCCAAAACGGCCCACACGACATTGCATATTGGGTTGGGGACATTTCGCCCTGTGCAGGTTGAGGATTTGAATCGTCATCAGATGGATTCAGAATATTTTGAAGTAAATCCTGCAACCGCATTGTCTATCAATGAAACAAAGAAAAAACGCCGGCGTGTGTTTGCAGTAGGAACTTCTACTGTGAGATCTTTGGAAACAGTGGCTGTCTCCGGATTTCAGGTTTCTCCCAAGCGCGGTTGGACGGACAAATTTATTTATCCACCTTATGATTTTAAAATGGTGGATGCCATGATTACCAACTTTCATCAGCCCAAAAGTACATTGTTGATGATGGTATCTGCATTTGCAAATCGAGATCTGATTATGAAAGCCTATCGCGAAGCGAAGAAAAACGATTATCGTTTCTTGAGCTATGGCGACGCCATGTTGATTCTTTAATCAGAAATTCGGGAAGTAATATAATGAATATATCTGCCGTAATTCCGGCAGCAGGGAGCGGTGAACGTTTCGGCGGTAAGAAACAGCTAAAAACATTGGGGAATCGTCCTCTATTGTTTCATACGCTGCGCCCTTTCATAGATTCTGAATTGATTAATGAAATCGTCGTCGTCGTTCCAAAAGAAGATGTAAATCAGCTTGATCGTGAGTTAAAATCCACAGTATCTGCTAAGCCCGTGAAAGTGGTCGCCGGAGGGAAGACACGTCAGGTTTCTGTTCATAATGGGTT is from Candidatus Neomarinimicrobiota bacterium and encodes:
- the queA gene encoding tRNA preQ1(34) S-adenosylmethionine ribosyltransferase-isomerase QueA, which encodes MIQKKKKWKLADFDYPLPEKYIAQYPAKRRDLAKMMVIHRDTGEIEHKIFSNLPEYLRRNDLVITNNTKVFPARLYASKDKTEAKVEVFLLRELENDLWEVMVRPARKVRIGNKLMFTKNVYCDVIDNTISGGRVVRFEYEGEDIYDVIDRVGISPLPPYITRESEPKDKIRYQTVFAEKRGAVAAPTAGLHFTEGLIKRIHDKGAKTAHTTLHIGLGTFRPVQVEDLNRHQMDSEYFEVNPATALSINETKKKRRRVFAVGTSTVRSLETVAVSGFQVSPKRGWTDKFIYPPYDFKMVDAMITNFHQPKSTLLMMVSAFANRDLIMKAYREAKKNDYRFLSYGDAMLIL
- the ruvB gene encoding Holliday junction branch migration DNA helicase RuvB — its product is MTEIHITDPQPFEDDLVVEKSLRPSSMDEFIGQKDVVDSLKLYIEAANKRNEALDHVLLFGPPGLGKTTLSNIVASELGVSVKQTSGPVLERAGDLAGVLTNLQGRDVFFVDEIHRLNSVVEEYLYSAMEDYRIEIMIDKGPSARSVQLSIEPFTLVGATTRLGNLTSPLRDRFGVILRVDFYDAKDLFLIVSRSADILEVEIEDEGAMEIARRSRGTPRIANRILRRTRDYAQVKADGKINKAVAKASLLSLGIDEFGLDEMDRSILAALIDKFNGGPVGVNSLSVAVSEDAATIEDVYEPYLIKEGFIQRTNRGRIAQKQAYALLGRTITEKQQRLFE